One genomic window of Salvia miltiorrhiza cultivar Shanhuang (shh) chromosome 4, IMPLAD_Smil_shh, whole genome shotgun sequence includes the following:
- the LOC131023066 gene encoding uncharacterized protein LOC131023066: protein MAGVSGFKCPCFRPLSSSLSYSSSRFPAPQLRIPRRLSTFPRIYALTSNDIKVGLNIEVDGNPWKVIEFLHVKPGKGAAFVRTTLRNYVTGNQVEKTFRAGSKEEADISKETKPYTYKDGAQYVFMDLNTYEEARLNAVDVGDKDKWLKEGMDCNLLFWNGKVIDFELPITVKLNVTEVDPGLKGDTAQGGSKPATVTF, encoded by the exons ATGGCGGGAGTTTCCGGTTTCAAATGCCCCTGCTTCCGGCCGCTGTCTTCCTCACTCTCCTACAGTTCCAGCCGTTTTCCTGCGCCGCAGCTCAGGATTCCGCGCCGTCTCTCCACATTCCCCA GAATTTACGCATTGACGAGCAACGATATTAAAGTCGGCCTCAACATTGAAGTGGATGGGAATCCGTGGAAGGTTATTG AGTTCCTCCATGTTAAACCTGGAAAGGGGGCAGCATTTGTAAGGACCACATTGCGAAATTATGTGACTGGAAATCAAGTTGAAAAAACTTTCAGAGCTGGAAGTAAGG AAGAGGCTGACATATCCAAAGAGACCAAGCCATACACTTACAAAGATGGTGCTCAGTATGTTTTCATGGATTTG AATACATATGAAGAAGCCCGTCTGAATGCGGTAGATGTTGGAGATAAAGACAAGTGGTTGAAAGAAGGCATGGACTGCAATTTGTTATTCTGGAACGGGAAG GTCATTGATTTTGAACTCCCCATAACTGTGAAGTTAAACGTTACTGAAGTTGATCCCGGTTTAAAGGGCGACACAGCTCAAG GAGGATCAAAGCCTGCCACT